The following are encoded in a window of Armatimonas rosea genomic DNA:
- a CDS encoding PSD1 and planctomycete cytochrome C domain-containing protein, producing the protein MKRELAGLLALTGLVTAAALAQSKPKSAAPDFNREVRPILANYCLKCHGPDDKHREAGLRLDQSPGAAKLKEVLARISKPAGDALQMPPSHTNKPLSAAQKSILQRWVASGAKYEKHWAFVSPLTPARRGDTIDSLVSARLKPRGLALQPEADRYTLIRRVSLDLTGLPPTLDETEAFVKDTRPDAYEKLVDRLLASPHYGERWARKWLDLARYADTNGYEKDKPRTIWPWRDWVIKALNNDMPFDQFTIKQLAGDLLPGATLDDKIATGFHRNTMLNEEGGIDPLEFRYYAMVDRMATTGATWLGLTIQCAQCHTHKYDPITHKEYYQLMAFLDNTEEPELDVVTPELAKKRTEVEKTIAEREATLAESWPLALPLRWSTPAVGEVKVASGAKPEVRPDGAVFVSGTNPDKDTYTLTLAGGAEPVSALRLEALTDPALGGMGPGRTAHGNFVLTELEVKADGKPVKLVRGEHDFAQDGFSAQAALDGKPNTGWAIAGTGNWNVNRTATFSLAKPTAAKTWTVTLRQDYGGQHTLGKFRLSLATPQPDSDPRPVETRRKEAFERAFATWKATQQAGAVRWEVVKPVKASSNLPLLTIQPDGIVYVSGDGTKRDVYDIQLASLPKGVTGVRLEALPDDRLPSHGPGRVAYEGPHGDFHLSTLTPSAGKLVKGVSNVGNAQNALDTNPQTGWNINGSQGKPSVAVFSFEKPLETDTLALTMVFEQYYAAGLGKFRLSVTTDSPPAPKNGGGGGFLALLPALEDALARNDDAALRTQFVRVAPELASARTELESLRRSLPQPPTTLVFIERPKENPRATFIHNRGEFLQPTEKVSAAVPALFSPLPLGEGLGRGGRLAFARWLVSPENPLTARVIVNRAWAAFFGKGIVKTTEDFGYQGTPPTHPELLDNLAVEFMRSGWSQKTLHKRIVMSQTYRQSSKVTPQSLAKDPENLWLSRGPRVRLDAELVRDSALTACGLLSPKLGGASVFPPQPPSVTTEGAYGALAWNVSTGEDRYRRGLYTFAKRTAPYAMFQTFDGPSGEACVARRDISNTPLQALTLLNDTVFMEAAQALGKHMASEPGLLETRVARLFRRVVTRPPSWDELTALTAFYEKQERRFASGELSAKALCGTDTATPEQAAWTALARAVLNLDEAIVKR; encoded by the coding sequence ATGAAACGAGAGCTAGCGGGATTGCTCGCCTTGACAGGGCTTGTCACAGCGGCGGCACTGGCGCAGTCCAAACCCAAGAGCGCGGCACCGGACTTCAACCGCGAGGTGCGGCCCATCCTTGCCAACTACTGCCTGAAGTGCCACGGCCCCGACGACAAGCACCGTGAGGCGGGGCTACGGCTGGATCAGTCACCGGGAGCGGCGAAGCTCAAAGAGGTGCTGGCGCGCATCAGCAAGCCCGCGGGCGATGCGCTCCAGATGCCGCCTTCCCACACCAACAAGCCGCTCTCCGCCGCGCAAAAGAGCATCCTCCAGCGCTGGGTGGCCAGCGGTGCCAAGTACGAGAAGCACTGGGCGTTTGTTTCCCCCCTCACCCCCGCCCGGCGGGGGGACACGATCGATTCGCTGGTCTCGGCGCGCCTCAAGCCGCGGGGGCTGGCGCTCCAGCCGGAGGCCGACCGCTACACGCTGATCCGGCGCGTGAGCCTGGACTTGACCGGTCTGCCACCGACCCTCGACGAGACCGAGGCCTTTGTTAAAGACACGCGCCCCGATGCCTATGAAAAACTCGTGGACCGGCTGCTGGCAAGCCCGCACTACGGGGAGCGCTGGGCGCGCAAGTGGCTCGATCTGGCACGCTACGCCGACACCAATGGCTACGAAAAAGACAAGCCGCGGACAATCTGGCCGTGGCGGGACTGGGTGATCAAGGCCCTCAACAACGATATGCCCTTCGATCAGTTCACGATCAAGCAGCTCGCGGGGGATTTATTGCCCGGTGCGACCCTCGATGACAAGATCGCCACAGGGTTCCACCGCAACACGATGCTCAACGAAGAGGGGGGGATCGACCCGCTGGAGTTTCGCTACTACGCCATGGTGGACCGCATGGCCACGACCGGGGCGACCTGGCTGGGGCTGACGATCCAGTGCGCGCAGTGCCACACCCACAAGTACGACCCGATCACCCACAAAGAGTACTACCAGCTCATGGCGTTCTTAGACAACACCGAGGAGCCCGAGCTGGATGTGGTGACACCCGAGCTGGCCAAGAAGCGCACCGAGGTCGAGAAGACGATCGCGGAGCGGGAGGCGACCCTGGCGGAGAGCTGGCCGCTGGCGCTGCCCCTGCGCTGGAGCACGCCGGCTGTTGGCGAGGTCAAGGTGGCATCGGGGGCCAAGCCCGAGGTGCGCCCCGATGGCGCGGTCTTTGTCTCGGGGACGAACCCCGACAAAGACACCTACACGCTGACTCTCGCCGGTGGTGCCGAGCCCGTCTCGGCGCTTCGCCTGGAGGCCCTCACCGACCCGGCGCTGGGGGGGATGGGGCCGGGACGCACGGCGCACGGGAACTTTGTGCTCACCGAGCTCGAGGTCAAGGCCGACGGCAAGCCGGTGAAGCTCGTACGCGGCGAGCACGACTTCGCACAAGACGGCTTCTCGGCGCAGGCGGCGCTCGATGGCAAGCCCAACACGGGCTGGGCGATTGCGGGCACGGGCAACTGGAACGTGAACCGCACGGCGACCTTCTCTCTCGCCAAGCCGACTGCGGCGAAGACATGGACCGTCACCCTGCGGCAAGACTACGGCGGTCAGCACACCCTAGGGAAGTTCCGCCTGAGCCTTGCTACCCCCCAGCCCGACTCCGACCCACGCCCCGTGGAGACGCGCCGTAAAGAGGCCTTTGAGCGCGCCTTTGCCACCTGGAAAGCCACCCAGCAGGCCGGCGCGGTGCGCTGGGAGGTGGTCAAGCCGGTCAAGGCGAGCTCCAACCTGCCTCTGCTCACCATTCAGCCCGATGGCATTGTCTACGTGAGCGGCGATGGCACCAAGCGCGATGTCTACGACATCCAGCTGGCCAGCCTGCCCAAGGGAGTTACGGGGGTGCGCCTCGAAGCCCTCCCCGATGACCGCCTACCCAGCCACGGCCCCGGGCGGGTCGCCTACGAAGGGCCGCACGGCGATTTTCACCTGAGCACTCTTACTCCGAGCGCGGGGAAGCTGGTCAAGGGAGTCTCCAATGTCGGCAATGCGCAGAACGCACTCGACACCAACCCCCAGACCGGCTGGAATATCAACGGCTCCCAAGGTAAGCCTAGTGTCGCGGTCTTTAGCTTTGAGAAGCCGCTGGAGACCGACACGCTCGCGCTGACGATGGTCTTTGAGCAGTACTACGCTGCCGGCCTGGGCAAGTTCCGCCTCTCGGTGACAACGGACAGCCCCCCTGCCCCAAAAAATGGCGGAGGCGGCGGATTTCTCGCGCTCCTGCCCGCACTGGAAGACGCGCTGGCACGCAACGACGATGCGGCGCTCCGCACGCAGTTTGTCCGTGTCGCTCCCGAGCTTGCCAGCGCCCGCACGGAGCTGGAGAGCCTGCGCCGCTCGCTGCCGCAGCCCCCGACCACGCTTGTCTTTATCGAGCGCCCGAAAGAGAACCCCCGCGCGACGTTTATCCACAATCGCGGTGAGTTCCTCCAGCCCACCGAGAAGGTAAGCGCCGCAGTCCCCGCCCTCTTTAGCCCCTTGCCTTTAGGTGAGGGGTTGGGGAGAGGTGGTCGCCTGGCCTTTGCCCGCTGGCTGGTCTCACCGGAGAACCCGCTGACCGCGCGGGTGATTGTCAACCGGGCGTGGGCGGCCTTCTTTGGCAAGGGGATCGTCAAGACCACCGAGGACTTTGGCTACCAGGGGACACCACCCACCCACCCCGAGCTGCTGGACAACCTCGCGGTGGAGTTTATGCGCAGTGGCTGGAGCCAGAAGACACTCCACAAGCGCATCGTGATGAGCCAGACCTATCGGCAGTCGTCGAAGGTGACACCCCAGTCCCTGGCAAAGGACCCGGAGAACCTCTGGCTCTCGCGCGGGCCACGGGTGCGCCTGGACGCGGAGCTCGTGCGCGACTCCGCGCTCACCGCCTGCGGCCTGCTCTCGCCCAAGCTCGGGGGGGCCAGTGTCTTCCCGCCCCAGCCGCCCAGTGTCACCACCGAGGGAGCCTACGGCGCGCTCGCCTGGAATGTCAGCACGGGGGAGGACCGCTACCGGCGGGGGCTCTACACCTTCGCCAAGCGCACCGCGCCCTATGCGATGTTCCAGACCTTCGATGGCCCCAGCGGCGAGGCCTGTGTCGCCCGCCGCGACATCAGCAACACACCGCTCCAGGCCCTCACCCTCCTCAACGACACGGTCTTTATGGAGGCCGCACAGGCACTGGGCAAGCACATGGCAAGCGAGCCCGGCCTGCTCGAAACCCGTGTCGCCCGGCTGTTTCGCCGCGTCGTCACCCGCCCGCCCAGCTGGGACGAGCTCACGGCCCTGACGGCGTTTTATGAGAAGCAAGAGAGGCGCTTTGCCAGTGGCGAGCTCAGCGCCAAGGCGCTCTGTGGCACCGACACAGCAACGCCCGAGCAGGCCGCGTGGACGGCGCTGGCTCGGGCGGTACTGAACCTCGATGAGGCGATTGTCAAGCGCTAG
- a CDS encoding PEP-CTERM sorting domain-containing protein, with protein MRSRLVSTLALSLTLSGAALAQTHTINFDSLAIGTIVSNQFTATTGATFSAGGLPTALGPNGAWATNTDLTAVSATGTDIGGFGAANGFTPPSGNLLRSFNGWLGENGDPVFTISFATPITSFSATFTGISTPASTRIFAYNASNTQIGLIAASLTGTQRLSLAGLTNATKVIITPGDFNDWVGVDDITFTLAAGSSAPEPGTLALLGLGIMPGVLIARRRRAS; from the coding sequence ATGCGCTCTCGTCTTGTTAGCACTCTCGCTCTCTCCCTCACCCTCTCGGGTGCCGCCCTTGCTCAGACTCACACCATCAACTTCGATTCCCTCGCGATCGGAACAATCGTAAGCAACCAGTTCACCGCTACCACGGGTGCGACTTTTAGCGCAGGCGGGCTCCCCACCGCACTTGGGCCGAACGGTGCCTGGGCAACCAACACCGACCTGACCGCAGTCTCCGCCACAGGAACAGATATTGGGGGATTTGGTGCCGCCAACGGCTTTACTCCCCCCTCTGGCAACCTCCTGCGTAGCTTCAACGGCTGGTTAGGTGAGAATGGTGATCCGGTCTTCACGATCAGCTTTGCGACCCCGATCACGTCGTTTAGCGCGACGTTTACGGGTATCTCCACACCCGCATCCACCCGTATCTTCGCCTACAATGCCAGCAATACCCAGATTGGCTTGATCGCGGCCTCCTTAACCGGTACCCAGCGCCTCAGCCTCGCGGGCCTGACGAACGCGACCAAGGTGATCATCACCCCCGGCGACTTCAACGACTGGGTGGGCGTGGACGATATAACGTTTACGCTTGCCGCGGGGAGCTCCGCTCCCGAGCCGGGGACGCTTGCGCTCCTGGGTCTGGGCATTATGCCGGGCGTGCTTATCGCCCGCCGCCGCCGTGCCAGCTAG
- a CDS encoding DUF1501 domain-containing protein yields the protein MNERNLRITRRHFFEECGVGVGKLALAGLLTSELPRSAGARELARPKAKHVIHLFMAGAPSQLDLFDYKPALVKLEGQPLPPSVYKDQRYAFIRADAAVLGPRFKFEKHGQCGMELSELLPHLGSVADDICLVKSVSTDQFNHAPAQIFWNTGNGQPGRPAMGSWVVYGLGAGAKNLPDFVVMSTGAGISGGAANWSSGFLPTKYAGVRLRNSGDPILDVSSPAGVDARLQRETLDLLGNLNRRDSDPEIASRIASYELAFQLQTSAPDLMDLKSESKETLALYGCDPDKPSFARSCLLARRMIERGVRFVNIYHEGWDAHSDVAGTSRNKCRETDQASAALVKDLKQRGLLDETLVVWGGEFGRTPMVENNPALGRSLGRDHHPQAYTMWLAGGGIKGGLTHGATDELGFHVAQNKVHVHDLQATILHCLGLDHEKLTYRYAGRDFRLTDVHGQVVKEILS from the coding sequence ATGAACGAACGGAATCTACGTATCACGCGGCGGCACTTCTTCGAGGAGTGCGGGGTGGGGGTGGGCAAGCTCGCGCTGGCGGGGCTGCTGACGAGCGAGTTACCCCGCTCGGCGGGGGCTAGGGAGCTGGCTCGCCCAAAGGCTAAGCACGTCATTCACTTGTTCATGGCGGGCGCTCCCTCACAGCTCGATCTTTTTGACTACAAGCCCGCGCTCGTCAAGCTGGAAGGCCAGCCCCTGCCACCGTCGGTGTACAAAGACCAGCGCTATGCCTTTATCCGCGCCGATGCCGCCGTGCTGGGGCCGCGCTTTAAGTTTGAGAAACACGGGCAGTGTGGCATGGAGCTCTCGGAGCTACTGCCGCACCTGGGGAGTGTTGCCGATGATATTTGTCTGGTAAAGAGTGTCAGCACCGATCAGTTCAACCACGCCCCTGCGCAGATCTTCTGGAACACTGGAAACGGCCAGCCGGGGCGACCGGCGATGGGCTCGTGGGTGGTCTATGGCCTGGGGGCGGGGGCGAAGAACCTCCCGGACTTTGTGGTGATGAGCACGGGAGCGGGTATCTCCGGCGGGGCAGCCAACTGGTCGAGCGGGTTCCTGCCGACCAAGTACGCGGGGGTGCGCCTGCGCAACTCGGGCGATCCTATTCTCGATGTGAGCAGCCCGGCGGGCGTGGATGCACGGCTCCAGCGCGAGACCCTGGACCTTCTGGGGAATCTGAACCGCCGCGACTCCGACCCCGAGATCGCATCGCGGATCGCCAGCTACGAGCTTGCCTTTCAGCTACAGACCTCCGCGCCCGACCTGATGGACCTGAAATCCGAGAGCAAGGAGACCCTGGCGCTGTACGGCTGCGACCCGGACAAGCCCAGCTTTGCACGCTCCTGCCTGCTGGCACGGCGCATGATCGAGCGGGGCGTGCGCTTTGTCAATATCTACCACGAGGGCTGGGACGCCCACTCCGATGTGGCAGGGACGAGCCGCAATAAGTGCCGCGAGACCGACCAGGCATCGGCGGCGCTGGTCAAAGACCTCAAGCAGCGCGGCCTGCTCGACGAGACCCTGGTAGTCTGGGGTGGGGAGTTTGGGCGGACGCCCATGGTGGAGAACAACCCCGCACTGGGCCGCTCCCTGGGCCGCGACCACCACCCACAAGCCTACACCATGTGGCTCGCAGGCGGCGGAATCAAGGGCGGGTTAACCCATGGCGCAACCGATGAGCTCGGCTTCCATGTGGCCCAGAACAAGGTCCATGTCCATGACCTCCAGGCCACGATCTTACACTGCCTGGGCCTCGATCACGAGAAGCTCACCTACCGCTACGCCGGCCGGGACTTCCGCCTCACGGATGTCCACGGCCAGGTAGTTAAGGAGATTCTGAGCTAG
- a CDS encoding nuclear transport factor 2 family protein, protein MKNGILVLAALAALVPSARADDAQKAIQAQYDKRSAAAAKKDVDGSVAINAPEFVAIGLKGDKRTTAQIKPQLTQVFASIKSYTITTKITKCVVKGDSATVTTQDAVVVVGKGTQESEATSEDTWIKKGGQWLRTQNKLLTSKIKSNKPGN, encoded by the coding sequence ATGAAAAACGGAATTCTCGTCCTTGCCGCCCTCGCGGCTCTCGTCCCTTCCGCACGCGCCGACGATGCCCAGAAGGCGATCCAGGCCCAGTACGATAAGCGCTCTGCCGCCGCGGCCAAGAAAGATGTGGACGGCTCGGTGGCGATCAATGCCCCCGAGTTTGTCGCCATTGGCCTCAAGGGAGACAAGCGCACGACCGCGCAGATCAAGCCGCAGCTCACCCAGGTCTTTGCCAGTATCAAGTCCTACACCATCACCACCAAGATCACCAAGTGCGTGGTCAAGGGCGATAGCGCGACCGTCACCACCCAAGATGCGGTTGTTGTCGTGGGCAAGGGCACCCAGGAGTCCGAGGCGACCAGTGAGGACACCTGGATTAAGAAAGGCGGCCAGTGGCTCCGCACCCAGAACAAGCTCCTGACCAGCAAGATCAAGAGCAACAAGCCGGGTAACTAG
- the xylB gene encoding xylulokinase, producing the protein MALYLGLDTGTSGTKAVLIDESGRLLASDLQEYGLSTPRPQWAEQHPDTDWWEAAVKAIQGVLAKAGKSGAEVAGVGLTGQMHGSVFLDKSLKVLRPALLWCDSRTGAECAEITEALGGAEGCFEILGQPVFTSFTAPKIVWLRKNEPAVYEKVAQVLLPKDYIRFKLTGELAAEVSDASGTSLFDVRKRTWSKEALAKLGIPSEWLPRVVESPEQTGVISAEAAALTGLKAGTPVVGGGGDQAAGAVGCGVVSTGQVVSSLGTSGVVFAHSDTAAIDPQMRVQTFCHAVPGTWGQMGCVISAGGSLRWYRDTFAAGTSYNDITAGAATAPAGCEGLLYLPYLAGERNPYFDPDARGVFFGATLRSTKGAVLEGVSYAFKDLFTLFAEMGVPVSEIRASGGGAKSPFWLQLMADVIEKKHVLLTIDEGPALGAALLAAVGTGAYASVPEACAATVSTRPGAEPDATQSAVYNRYYPTYRALYPALQESFAQVARLPL; encoded by the coding sequence ATGGCTCTCTATCTTGGACTCGACACTGGCACCAGCGGCACGAAGGCCGTCTTGATCGACGAAAGCGGGAGGCTCCTCGCCTCGGACTTGCAGGAGTACGGGCTCTCCACCCCGCGCCCGCAGTGGGCGGAGCAGCACCCGGACACGGACTGGTGGGAGGCGGCGGTCAAGGCCATTCAGGGCGTGCTCGCCAAGGCGGGAAAGAGCGGCGCGGAGGTCGCCGGGGTCGGGCTGACCGGGCAGATGCACGGCTCGGTGTTCTTGGACAAGAGCCTGAAGGTCCTGCGGCCCGCCCTGCTCTGGTGCGACTCCCGCACCGGCGCGGAGTGTGCCGAGATCACCGAGGCACTGGGCGGCGCAGAAGGCTGCTTTGAGATCCTGGGCCAGCCGGTCTTTACCAGCTTCACCGCGCCCAAGATTGTCTGGCTGCGCAAGAACGAGCCCGCGGTCTACGAGAAAGTGGCCCAAGTGCTCCTGCCCAAGGACTACATCCGCTTCAAGCTCACGGGCGAGCTCGCTGCCGAGGTCAGTGATGCATCGGGGACCTCGCTTTTTGATGTCCGAAAGCGCACCTGGTCGAAAGAGGCACTGGCAAAGCTCGGGATTCCCAGTGAGTGGCTTCCCCGCGTGGTCGAGTCGCCGGAGCAGACCGGGGTGATCTCGGCGGAGGCAGCGGCACTGACCGGTCTCAAGGCAGGTACGCCCGTGGTCGGGGGCGGCGGCGATCAGGCAGCGGGCGCAGTGGGCTGCGGCGTGGTCAGCACCGGGCAAGTGGTCTCGTCGCTAGGCACCAGTGGTGTGGTCTTTGCCCACTCCGATACCGCCGCAATCGACCCACAGATGCGAGTCCAGACCTTCTGCCACGCCGTTCCGGGCACCTGGGGGCAGATGGGCTGCGTGATCTCGGCGGGCGGCTCGCTCCGCTGGTACCGCGATACGTTTGCCGCCGGCACGAGCTACAACGACATCACCGCAGGCGCGGCGACCGCCCCGGCGGGCTGCGAGGGCCTGCTCTACCTTCCCTACCTCGCGGGCGAGCGCAACCCCTACTTCGACCCCGATGCCCGTGGGGTCTTCTTTGGCGCAACCCTGCGCTCGACCAAGGGCGCGGTGCTCGAAGGGGTGAGCTATGCCTTCAAGGACCTCTTCACCCTCTTTGCCGAGATGGGAGTCCCCGTCAGCGAGATTCGGGCATCGGGCGGGGGGGCCAAATCCCCGTTCTGGCTCCAGCTCATGGCCGATGTGATCGAGAAGAAGCACGTGCTGCTCACCATCGACGAAGGCCCGGCCCTTGGGGCGGCGCTCCTGGCGGCGGTGGGAACCGGTGCCTACGCCAGTGTCCCCGAGGCCTGCGCCGCGACTGTCTCCACGCGCCCCGGCGCCGAGCCCGATGCCACCCAGTCGGCGGTCTACAACCGCTACTATCCCACCTACCGCGCCCTCTACCCGGCGCTGCAGGAATCGTTTGCGCAGGTCGCTCGCCTGCCTCTCTAA